The following is a genomic window from Polaribacter atrinae.
GGAAGACAAAAAGCCACATTAAAAAAACTAACTCAAAAATTAGAAGATTATAGAAATTGGTTACTACAAATTACAATTTGCGACCCAGCTTGTGGTAGTGGTGCATTTTTAAACCAAGCGTTAGAATTTTTAATTGCAGAACACCAATATATTGATGAATTGCAAGCCAAATTGTTTGGAGATGCAATGATATTGAGTGAGGTTGAGAATGCGATTTTGGAAAATAATATTTACGGTGTAGATATTAATGAAGAAAGTGTAGAAATAGCAAAACTTTCACTTTGGTTACGAACTGCACAAAAAGGCAGAAAATTAACCTCATTAAATAACAATATAAAATGTGGCAACAGTTTAATAGATGACCCAATATTCGCAGGAGACAAAGCCTTTAATTGGCAAAATGAATTTCCAGAGGTTTTTTCAAAAGGTGGTTTTGATGTTATTATTGGTAATCCACCTTACGTAGATATTAAAGGTTTAGATAATGATTTAGTTAAGGTATTATTCAATACTTATAAGACAACTGAAAATAGAATTAATCTCTATTCAATATTTATAGAAAAAGGTTATGATTTAGTCAAAAAGGATGGATTTTTATCCTTTATAAACCCTAATTCAATACTTGTTAACTCATCATATACAAAGATTAGAAAATTGTTATTGGATGATATGACAAGAATAGTAAAACTACCTGATGATGTTTTTGAAGATGCAACAGTCGAAACGATAATTTTTGAATTTAGAAAAGATTACTCAAATGACAAAGTCAATACAATTGTTTACAATAAAAGTGAAAAAATAAGTTATGTTGATGATTTGAGAACAAAAGAAATTTCAAAAGCAAATTGGAAACAAAATGAAAATTGGAACTTCAACATTTACGTAAGTCCAGAACAATTTGAGCTTTTACAAAAAATCCCTTCTAATTCTGTAGAGTTAGAAACGATTGCTGATTTTACTTTAGGAATAACACCTTATGACAAATATAGAGGTCATTCACAAGAAATTATTAAATCAAGAGCGTTTCATTCAAAAACAAAAGATAGCGATATATATAAGCCATTAATAAGTGGTGGTAATATTGAACGATATTATGTTTCAGATGAAATAACGGAATATATTAAATATGGCGATTGGCTTGGAGCACCAAGAGACGAAAGGTTTTTCAAATCACCTCGTATTTTAATTCGACAGATAGTATCGGGAAAACCACCAAGAATATATGCAGGATATACAGATAAATCTCTTTATTATACTCAAATTGGATTTGGAGTTATACCAAATCCTGAAACAATTAGCGTAAAATCTTTGTTAGCTTTGATTAATTCTAACTTAATCAACTTTTATCACAAGTATTCATTTCTTGACTTGGAAAAAGAACTTTTTCAAAAAATACTAATTGCCAACTGTAAAAAGTTCCCTATTTCAAACAGATTGCTTAAAGAACCCAATCTTTTCAATCAAATAATTGAAAAAATGATTGAATTAAAAGAACAAGAAAATTTATTGATTAATAACTTTATTGAGTTATTCGAGTCCAAATTATCCATCAATAAACCTTCAAAGAAACTTCAAAATTGGAATATATTAGATTTTGGCAGTCTATTAAAAGAGTTTAAAAAATTAAAAGTAAAATTGAGTTTAGAAGAAGAAGCTGAATGGATGCAGTATTTTAAAGGACAAAAGCAAAAAGCGGAAATAGTAAAAACTGAAATTGAAAAAACCGAAATAGAAATTGACCAAATGGTTTATGAATTGTATGGATTATCGGAAAATGAAATTAAAATAGTAGAAAATGCCAACGCATAAGCCATACACATTTGCAATTCGCTTCGGCCACCACATAAGTCAAAAATTGCAAAAGAGTATGTCTTGCCAACGCTCAATTCAGAACTAAATAACAAACATCGGAAAACCAAGCAGAACGCAAAAACACTACACACAACAACGTGTATAAAACATAGCTATTACAGGCTTTCCGAGAGGTTTTTGCTTATTTATTAAGTCCGCCAAATTTTTATTTTTGTATATTTAGAATTTAAAAGATAAATAGAAAAAATAAAAATTCGGCTAGTGCTAAATCCGAAAAGTTAGCGTTTATTTATACGCTACGTTTCATACACAAGACCGTTGTATTTAATATCGGAGACTTTTGGAATTTTCAACCCACTTTATCGAATATTCAAGAATTTTTTGTGGAGAAGTTTAACGGTTTTGACTTTGGAATTTTAAGACTCAAACTGAACGATTGAAATCGTTGAGAGTTTACTCTCAAAACATTGAAACGTTTTTCAGTTTGAAGATAGTTAAAAAATTTGAGAAAGTCAAGTAAGATCCTACTTCTCTTGTAATTAACTTGAATATTCTTTCACTCTAAGACGTTCCATATAAAAAGCATATAAAACATATTAGAGCGAAAAACTGAATTGAAAACCAATCTATGTAGCGTCTTCGAGACTACGTATTTTTTAATATTTTTAAGAGAAGTTCACAATAATTCATTAGAAGAAGTAGGCTCTAGAATATCCAGAGGAATAATTATGGAAAATACTAAACACAACAGCCTATATAAAAAATAGCTACATCAGTTATTATTTAAAAAAATTCTGTATTTTTAAAAGCCAATAGAATGCCTACAGAAAATATAGCTTAAAATGATCGCTACTTTCCATATAGGCAAACGTTGGCAATAATTTAGCAACGAACTCAAAATATTATTGTGAGAAACTTTAAAATTTAATAAATTCGTGAATAACTTCTTAAACAAAGAAAAACTATGATAGACTATAAATGCTTTGGTCCAGACGATGATTTTGACGAAGAAACTGCAACACCAAGAGAAAAAGCTCAACAGTGGTGGGGAGATCCTGATGTGAATCCTAATACAGGAAGAAGAGATGACGATTAAGTTCAGAGAATGCACTAAAGAAGATTTCATCAGTTTCAAAACAATGATGTCTTCTTTAGACTCTTCTCACAAAAAATTCTCTTCATCAATAAAAAATGTAATTGATAATGAAAGATATATTGAGCTGTTCTATAAAGCGTTGAACAGCGTAAATTTTTTTTTAACTTTTGCTGAACAGAACAATGAAATTATCGGTTTTTCTTACTCAAAAATAAATCACATAAAAAACAGTTATTTATTTAAAGATTGTTCTATTGGAGAAATTCAATATTTATATATTCAAAAAGAACATAGACTGAATCAAATTGGAAGACTATTATTAGAGAAAACCGAATTATCTCTAAAAGAACAGAATGTATCCGAAATTAGATTAAGAGTTTATTCATCCAATAATGAATCCTTCCCAGAGAAAGCAAATTACGAAGAAGATTATAAAGTCTTCCGAAAAAAAACTATTGCCAACACCGTGTATAATTAATGGCTAATTCTCGCCTACTTACGAAAATCCTCGCGGATTTTCTATTCGGTTTTTATTTGCTAAATTACGTGCTTAAACACGCCACTAATCATACACAAACACGTTGTAGCAAATTACAGAATGAAAACAATTAAAGTAGATTTAGACTTTTTAGAATTTATAAAAACTGGAAAATTTGGTTTTATTAAGCTTGGAGAAAATAAAACTGAAATTGAAAGTCAAGGTTTACCAGCTGAAAATTGGATTAATGGAAAATCTAAAGAAAATTCAAGAATATGGAGATATGGAAATATTGAATTTCATTTTAATGAAAAAAATGAATTAATTCAAATTTTCAATGATTATATATCTGAAATTAATGGTGGAGAAAGTTTCTTTATTTCAGACTTTTGGATTTTTCCAAATAATGGAGAAAAACCTAGCTTACTAAAAACAATGAAGGAATTAAATTTTTTGAATATAGATTTTATGAAAAAAACTTATGAAGTTGGAATTATTGAAATAAAACTTAAAAATGGAGTTTACTTTTCATTTTATGGAAATAAAGAAAACAAAACTGAAAGTCCAAATAATTGGAAAATGTGTGTAATCGGAAAAAAATAAACTTGCTACAACACCGTGTAATAAAAATTGCTTAATTTTAGCTTAACCAAAAGTTGTTGCTTTTTTATTCACTTCTATTTTCCTGTGGAAAATAGCCGTTCACAAAAATCGCAACTTTCAATACACAACAACGTTGCCAACAAGCTAAAAAAACCGAACTAATTACCAAATTGGTAACTTTTTTATTATATTTGCGTCAAACAATTATAATGTGAGAGTAATCGCAAAACGAACTTTACGAGATTTTTGGGAAAAACACGCTGATTGTGAAGAACAATTAAAATCGTGGTATAGAGAAACTGAAAAATCCGAATGGAAAAATATTAACGAATTAAAAAGTGAATATCCGAGTGCTAGTATTTTAAAAGACAATCGAATTGTTTACAATATAAAAGGTAATAATTATCGTTTGATTGTAAAATTTAATTTTGAATACGGAATATGCTGGATAAGGTTTATCGGAACTCACGCTGAATATGATAAAATTGACGCAAATAATATCTAATTATGAAAATATTACCAATTAGAAACGAAAAAGACTATCAAAACGCACTCAACAGACTTGAGGAAATTTTTGATGCAAAAAAAGGAACGGAAGATGGAGACGAATTGGAAATCTTGTCAATTTTGATTGATAGATATGAAAATGAACAATTCCCAATCGGAATGCCTGACCCAATCGAAGCAATTAAATTCCGAATGGAACAAATGGGAATGAAACAAAAGGATTTAGCAGAAGTTGTTGGATTTAAAAGTAGAGTTAGCGAAATTTTAAATAAAAAAAGAAAACTGACTCTAGATATGATTAGAAAACTCAACACTACTCTACATATTCCTACTGAAGTTTTAATTCAAGATTATTAATTGAAAAAAGCCAGTTGGCAACACCGTATATAATTTATTGCTGGCTTCTCGCCTACTTACGAAAGTCCTCGCGGACTTTCTTCGTCGGTAATTATTTACTAAATTAGTTGCTTAAACCACGCAACAAACCATATACAAACACGTTGTGCGTAAGTTGCTCACTCAAATCTGAAAAATGATTTTGATACATAAATATTGAAAAATAAAAATATGAAAAAAGGATTTATCTATATATTATCAAATAATTCTCTGAAAGAAAATCTTTTGAAAATTGGAAAAACGGGAAAGGAAACATCAGATAGAACAAAACAATTATCATCATCAACAAGCATTCCTGAAAATTTTGAAATCGAAGATGAATTTGAATTTTCTGATATAAATTGGGCTGAAAGAAAAGTACATTCTATTCTCTCAAAATATCGCCCGAATAAAAGAAAGGAATTTTTTAATTGCGAAATAAGTATTGCAAAACAAGCAATAATTGAAATACAAATAGAAGATAAAAAAAGAGAGATTTCAACTTTAAAAAATGATTTAAAATCAGTTAAAGATATTTTGAGTAATTCAGAATTTTTGGAACATAAATGGAAAAATTTCTTTCAAAATCTAAATTGGAATTTTAAGGAAATTGACAGAAAAAAAGACTATTTACAGCCGAATTTTATTCTTGAAACTAAAAGTTGGGACATTGGACCAAAAGGAGAAATGGAAATTTCTAATACAGACTCTAAAATCTATGTTTGTCCAGAATTAACAAAAAACCCAGATAAAAAAAATCTTCCTTCCGAAATAAGTGAATTAATTGAGCAACCGAATGGAAACTCAAGATTAATATTTGTGAATAATCAACCAAAAGAAGAAATGACAGAAATCATCTTTGGTTGGGAATATATTCCTGAAAGTGAAAAATGGGAAAAAAGGAAATTTATAGAAACAGAAAACGAATTTGGACTTTTTGATGAAGATAGAACTTGGTTTGACTTTGTAAACGGAAAATCTGTTGAAAGAGATGGTTTATATCCAAACAAATCGGAAATAATGAAACTATGGAATGAATAAAACCTACGCACAACACCGTATAAAATTAATTGCTAGTTCTAGCCTACTTACGAAAGTCCTCGCGGACTTTCTATCTGTGATTTATTTGCTAACTTTAGTGCTTAAAACACGCAACTAATCTTATACAAACACGTTGGGCGTAAGCTAAAAATCAGAACGTTAAAACTTGACAAATGAGTAAAACAAGAATATTTACAACTCGAAAGTTAGAAAAAATAACGAAAGAATTTATATCTGAAAATGAGGAATTTAATAATGAATATTTAGGAGATTGGACTTCTACTCTATTTTATGTAAGTCATAAAAAATGTTGGTTATTAATCAATAAAATGACAAAATACCTTTTAATCTTACCGAATATAAAGAAAACTGACTTAAAAAATATATCTTCTATTTTTAAAGAGAATTTATTTGCTCAACTAACTTTTGACGGAATTGAAACAAGATATGAATTGGTGGAGAAAATAATCGGAGAAATTAAATTGCAGGAAACAAATAATGACAGAAGTACTAATGGTTCTTTAAATAACTGTTTGCTTTTTCTTGAGGATTGGAAATATGAATTTGGAGATTATGAAAATATGAACTTTAGAGATTTGAATGGCAGACTAAATAGTTCACCGAACAAAATGTTGAATTGGAAATATCCAAAAGAAAAAATGAATGAAATGATAAATAATTACGAAAAAAAATCATTTTTAGAAAAAAACAGAATTGTACTTTAAAACAGGAAAGAATTGAAAGATTTAGAATAACAAAATAGAATTTGAAAAAAAGTTGAACAAAAAAGCCTACGCCCAACACCATATATAATTTATTGCTGGCTTTTTGCTTACTTACGAAAATCCTCGCGGATTTTCTATTCAGTTTTTATTTACTAAATTAGGTGCTAAATCACGCAACAAACCATATATAAACACGTTGTATTTAATATCGGAGACTTTTGGAATTTTCAACCCACTTTATCGAATATTCAAGAATTTTTTGTGGAGAAGTTTAACGGTTTTGACTTTGGAATTTTAAGACTCAAACTGAACGATTGAAATCGTTGAGAGTTTACTCTCAAAACATTGAAACGTTTTTCAGTTTGAAGATAGTTAAAAAATTTGAGAAAGTCAAGTAAGATCCTACTTCTCTTGTAATTAACTTGAATATTCTTTCACTCTAAGACGTTCCATATAAAAAGCATATAAAACATATTAGAGCGAAAAACTGAATTGAAAACCAATCTATGTAGCGTCTTCGAGACTACGTATTTTTTAATATTTTTAAGAGAAGTTCACAATAATTCATTAGAAGAAGTAGGCTCTAGAATATCCAGAGGAATAATTATGGAAAATACTAAACACAACAGCCTATATAAAAAATAGCTACATCAGTTATTATTTAAAAAAATTCTGTATTTTTAAAAGCCAATAGAATGCCTACAGAAAATATAGCTTAAAATGATCGCTACTTTCCATATAGGCAAACGTTGCCCACAATATGAAAAAAACTTTGAGAACTACATTTACACTTGGAATTTTATTAATTGGAATTACTGTTTTTGGACAAGATTTCGGATTTGATATTCATAATATTTCGCTGAATGAATATGTCCAAATGGAAGAAAATTTAAAAAGTAAAAGAATCCCAACAACTTCAAATCACGTTTCATTTAGTGGAGATGCTCAACCGATTAAATACAAAAGAACTGAAAAGAAAATAGCGGACTTAATAACTTACTATTACTTTAAAGAAAAAGACTCAACAATGAGTTCTGTGCTTTACGAATGGGATGTTTCTAACTTTGTAAAGAAAGATAACAATCAAAAACCTAAAAAATATCAAAAAGCATTTATTTCAAAATATAAAGGTCTTAAAGAAAAAATTTCATCCGAATTTGGAGAACCAAAAACAAAGAGAAATTATTCTAATATTAGTCGATTAGATTCCATAAATACGTTTGTAGAAAGTTCAACTTGGAAACCGAATGATAGTACAGAAATTGAAATGTATGCAACTATTTCTAACTATTACGAAAAAAGAGGTGCAAGCACAATAAATCCAGTTCATCGAATAAGACTTTACGTAAGAAATCAAGCTAACGAAAAGGAAAAAGAAATTCCAAAACTTGACGAGAAAAAGTTGGCTGAATTGGAAAAAATAAAGACTGACTTTTTTACCGCTTTAAAAGAAAAAGATATATCAAAATCAAAAGAATTTTTATCGGACTTAATACTTGAAAAAGTTACTGACGAGCAATTAAATCTATTAATCGACAACATAGATTTTGAGAGAAAAACTGAATTAATTCACAGCGGAATCCAAATGGGACTTAATGGCAGTATGTTTACATTACTTCAGTATAAAT
Proteins encoded in this region:
- a CDS encoding Eco57I restriction-modification methylase domain-containing protein — its product is MSLFQNSVLNKYLKGLESEKVNQAYERFTSHFHNPTIQENIRNSKEEQYQGEFLIDLFVNVFGYVKNPTPDFNLTTELKNIKGSKKTDGAILKGEKALAVIELKGTNTTDLSKVETQAFGYKNNQPGCKYVITSNFEKLRFYIDNAVDFEEFNLFQLTKERFDILWLCLSSEYLLKDIPKKIKDESLTQEENITKKLYKDYASFRNEIFDAIQNENPEYDKLTLFKKTQKLLDRFLFIFFAEDRLLLPPNSIRSIVNQWTDLKDKYDEYFPLYDRFKKYFGYMNTGHKGQQHNIFAYNGGLFAPDEILDNIKINDDLLYKHTVNLSNYDFESEVSVNILGHIFEHSLNDIDEIQAEIQGVETEQSKTKRKKDGVFYTPKYITKYIVDKTIGKLCEEKKTKLDIQEAEYEKERRGRQKATLKKLTQKLEDYRNWLLQITICDPACGSGAFLNQALEFLIAEHQYIDELQAKLFGDAMILSEVENAILENNIYGVDINEESVEIAKLSLWLRTAQKGRKLTSLNNNIKCGNSLIDDPIFAGDKAFNWQNEFPEVFSKGGFDVIIGNPPYVDIKGLDNDLVKVLFNTYKTTENRINLYSIFIEKGYDLVKKDGFLSFINPNSILVNSSYTKIRKLLLDDMTRIVKLPDDVFEDATVETIIFEFRKDYSNDKVNTIVYNKSEKISYVDDLRTKEISKANWKQNENWNFNIYVSPEQFELLQKIPSNSVELETIADFTLGITPYDKYRGHSQEIIKSRAFHSKTKDSDIYKPLISGGNIERYYVSDEITEYIKYGDWLGAPRDERFFKSPRILIRQIVSGKPPRIYAGYTDKSLYYTQIGFGVIPNPETISVKSLLALINSNLINFYHKYSFLDLEKELFQKILIANCKKFPISNRLLKEPNLFNQIIEKMIELKEQENLLINNFIELFESKLSINKPSKKLQNWNILDFGSLLKEFKKLKVKLSLEEEAEWMQYFKGQKQKAEIVKTEIEKTEIEIDQMVYELYGLSENEIKIVENANA
- a CDS encoding GNAT family N-acetyltransferase — translated: MTIKFRECTKEDFISFKTMMSSLDSSHKKFSSSIKNVIDNERYIELFYKALNSVNFFLTFAEQNNEIIGFSYSKINHIKNSYLFKDCSIGEIQYLYIQKEHRLNQIGRLLLEKTELSLKEQNVSEIRLRVYSSNNESFPEKANYEEDYKVFRKKTIANTVYN
- a CDS encoding type II toxin-antitoxin system HigB family toxin, which gives rise to MRVIAKRTLRDFWEKHADCEEQLKSWYRETEKSEWKNINELKSEYPSASILKDNRIVYNIKGNNYRLIVKFNFEYGICWIRFIGTHAEYDKIDANNI
- a CDS encoding helix-turn-helix domain-containing protein, which translates into the protein MKILPIRNEKDYQNALNRLEEIFDAKKGTEDGDELEILSILIDRYENEQFPIGMPDPIEAIKFRMEQMGMKQKDLAEVVGFKSRVSEILNKKRKLTLDMIRKLNTTLHIPTEVLIQDY
- a CDS encoding GIY-YIG nuclease family protein: MKKGFIYILSNNSLKENLLKIGKTGKETSDRTKQLSSSTSIPENFEIEDEFEFSDINWAERKVHSILSKYRPNKRKEFFNCEISIAKQAIIEIQIEDKKREISTLKNDLKSVKDILSNSEFLEHKWKNFFQNLNWNFKEIDRKKDYLQPNFILETKSWDIGPKGEMEISNTDSKIYVCPELTKNPDKKNLPSEISELIEQPNGNSRLIFVNNQPKEEMTEIIFGWEYIPESEKWEKRKFIETENEFGLFDEDRTWFDFVNGKSVERDGLYPNKSEIMKLWNE
- a CDS encoding DUF6933 domain-containing protein, which codes for MSKTRIFTTRKLEKITKEFISENEEFNNEYLGDWTSTLFYVSHKKCWLLINKMTKYLLILPNIKKTDLKNISSIFKENLFAQLTFDGIETRYELVEKIIGEIKLQETNNDRSTNGSLNNCLLFLEDWKYEFGDYENMNFRDLNGRLNSSPNKMLNWKYPKEKMNEMINNYEKKSFLEKNRIVL